One stretch of Verrucomicrobiia bacterium DNA includes these proteins:
- the rpsI gene encoding 30S ribosomal protein S9, which yields MATTSEFLGTGRRKTSVARVRLASGSGKITVNGRELNAYFMTDTQRALVLQPLSITDTASKLDVNVNVKGGGPVGQAGAVRHGIARALLKFDANFRAALKTEGTLTRDSRMKERKKYGQPGARKRFQFSKR from the coding sequence ATGGCTACTACCTCTGAGTTTTTGGGCACAGGCCGTCGCAAGACCTCGGTCGCCCGTGTGCGCCTCGCCTCCGGTTCCGGCAAGATCACCGTGAACGGTCGCGAATTGAACGCTTATTTCATGACAGACACCCAGCGCGCGCTGGTGCTGCAACCCCTGAGCATCACGGATACGGCCAGCAAGCTGGACGTGAATGTGAACGTCAAGGGCGGCGGTCCTGTCGGCCAAGCTGGTGCGGTCCGTCATGGTATCGCCCGCGCTTTGCTCAAGTTTGATGCAAACTTCCGCGCTGCCCTCAAGACTGAAGGCACGCTGACCCGCGATTCCCGTATGAAGGAACGCAAGAAGTACGGTCAGCCGGGTGCGCGCAAACGCTTCCAATTCAGCAAACGCTAA
- a CDS encoding YafY family protein has protein sequence MAKRSTKKKAPAPRSVPTTRPPLDRMMRIHQEIQLGKYPNGPGLARELEVSAKSVQRDLEFMRDRMNLPLAYDKGRNGYYYTEEVGAFPTLQITEGELFALLVAEKALQQYRGTNFERPLVSAFKKMASSLPDTVSLNLADWEQTISFRTSAEPILNLEVFELLSKAAAERKQLKLEYRKGGQRNTEERVVDPYHLANINGEWFLFAFDHLRNDLRTFAPARIVKAEPTGKKFARPEKFSLEKRLRDSFGVHSGQKEQTVIIRFDEFAADYIREKRWHPSQQLKELEGGGAELTMKLSSLIEVQRWILGWGGHAQAVEPKELIESVKNAVTALGKSLE, from the coding sequence ATGGCCAAGCGCTCCACAAAAAAGAAAGCACCGGCACCGCGTTCTGTACCCACCACGCGTCCTCCGCTGGACCGCATGATGCGCATCCATCAGGAGATCCAGTTGGGTAAGTATCCGAACGGACCAGGCTTAGCGCGAGAACTGGAAGTGAGTGCTAAATCTGTCCAGCGCGATCTGGAGTTCATGCGCGACCGGATGAATCTGCCGCTGGCTTACGATAAGGGTCGCAACGGTTATTATTACACGGAAGAAGTCGGTGCATTTCCCACGCTGCAAATAACCGAGGGTGAATTGTTCGCGTTGCTGGTGGCGGAAAAAGCATTGCAACAATATCGCGGCACGAATTTCGAGCGACCTTTGGTTTCGGCTTTCAAGAAGATGGCGTCTTCGCTACCAGACACGGTTTCATTGAATCTTGCAGATTGGGAGCAGACCATTTCTTTCCGCACCAGTGCTGAGCCGATCCTGAATCTAGAAGTGTTCGAGTTGTTGAGCAAAGCAGCGGCGGAGCGGAAGCAGCTCAAGCTGGAGTATCGCAAAGGCGGCCAGCGCAATACGGAGGAGCGTGTGGTGGACCCGTATCATCTGGCGAATATCAATGGTGAATGGTTCCTCTTCGCCTTCGATCATTTGCGCAATGACCTGCGGACGTTTGCGCCCGCACGTATCGTAAAAGCGGAGCCGACGGGCAAGAAGTTCGCGCGACCGGAGAAGTTCTCTTTGGAGAAACGGTTGCGTGATAGCTTTGGCGTTCATTCCGGGCAGAAGGAGCAAACGGTGATCATCCGTTTCGATGAGTTTGCGGCGGATTACATCCGGGAGAAACGCTGGCATCCTTCACAGCAGCTTAAAGAGTTGGAAGGTGGCGGCGCGGAATTGACGATGAAGCTATCGAGCCTTATCGAGGTGCAACGATGGATCCTTGGTTGGGGGGGACATGCGCAAGCGGTGGAGCCGAAGGAACTGATTGAATCCGTGAAGAATGCCGTGACCGCGCTGGGTAAGAGTTTGGAGTAA
- a CDS encoding AAA family ATPase, translating to MAGQKKQPGTPTPTPSPKPETPVPGDSTSLPLNDLLSREDLDSLSALQLLDLIATKMPARSTVLLDLVYLRDRITMMEEMNDQAREVIEKLDQAVEKLRAPALRIGTFLAALKDDQAHVCVGGTDYVCKIDPDLSLASLQPGQRVLCNEAFAVTRSLGFDQHGPIVRVDETLSDGRLRIGQESGVMPLVVQRSALLQKEKLKPGMEVRLDANQRIALEVIGHGKRVDRTLDVVGEVPWAAIGGQAEAVKSIRDAIELPFLHRDLYKRFDHRIPKGFLLHGPPGCGKTLLGKATAYNLRQQLKQQTGVDHPEFFLHVKGPELLNMWVGESERQVRDLFQQCRERAAEGYLAFLFMDEAESLLGVRHGGRFNSMSSTLVPMFCAEMDGLEALANVVIILASNRADLIDPAILRPGRVDRKIKVARPDKEGARAIYQIYLRDTLPLAEPGAELAKRMADTHYAKTDENAFLEVNYRSGRKETFYRGDFASGAIIAAIVERAKAVAIQRSIANGAESPITYGDLLASLKQEYVESGLFPSNDMTEDWLKLTDLEPDNVARLTPIRPRQTTGYAGKII from the coding sequence ATGGCTGGGCAAAAGAAGCAGCCGGGTACGCCAACGCCAACCCCGTCTCCCAAGCCGGAAACACCCGTTCCCGGCGATTCTACGTCGCTTCCGCTGAACGACCTTTTGAGTCGCGAAGACCTTGATTCTCTTTCCGCTCTCCAATTGCTGGACCTCATCGCTACGAAGATGCCGGCACGGAGCACAGTGTTGCTAGACTTAGTCTATCTGCGTGATCGCATCACGATGATGGAGGAGATGAACGATCAGGCGCGTGAAGTCATCGAGAAGCTGGATCAAGCGGTGGAGAAATTACGTGCGCCAGCTCTGCGCATCGGAACTTTTCTGGCGGCGTTGAAAGATGATCAAGCGCACGTCTGTGTCGGGGGAACGGATTACGTGTGCAAAATAGATCCCGATCTGTCGCTCGCTAGTTTGCAACCTGGCCAACGCGTCCTGTGTAACGAAGCTTTTGCGGTGACGCGCAGTCTTGGTTTCGATCAACACGGGCCGATCGTGCGGGTGGATGAAACGCTGTCTGATGGACGCCTGCGTATAGGACAAGAATCTGGGGTGATGCCGCTGGTGGTGCAGCGTTCGGCGCTCTTGCAGAAGGAGAAGCTCAAGCCCGGCATGGAAGTGCGGTTGGATGCGAATCAACGCATCGCACTGGAGGTCATCGGACATGGCAAGCGAGTGGATCGCACCCTGGATGTCGTAGGTGAAGTGCCTTGGGCAGCGATCGGTGGACAGGCGGAAGCGGTGAAATCCATCCGCGACGCGATCGAGCTGCCGTTCTTGCATCGTGATCTCTATAAGCGTTTTGATCATCGCATCCCGAAAGGGTTTCTTCTGCATGGGCCGCCCGGTTGTGGCAAGACGCTGCTCGGCAAAGCGACCGCTTACAATCTACGCCAGCAATTGAAGCAGCAGACGGGTGTGGATCATCCTGAGTTCTTCCTGCATGTGAAAGGGCCGGAATTGCTCAACATGTGGGTGGGTGAATCCGAGCGACAGGTGCGCGATCTTTTTCAGCAATGCCGCGAACGCGCGGCTGAGGGCTATCTCGCATTCCTGTTCATGGATGAGGCGGAATCGCTGCTAGGGGTGCGTCATGGTGGACGGTTCAATTCCATGTCCAGCACGCTCGTGCCGATGTTCTGTGCGGAGATGGATGGGCTGGAAGCCCTCGCGAATGTGGTGATCATTTTGGCATCGAATCGTGCAGATTTGATTGATCCGGCGATTCTTAGGCCCGGTCGCGTGGATCGGAAAATCAAAGTGGCGCGACCGGATAAGGAAGGCGCGCGGGCGATCTACCAAATTTATCTGCGCGATACGTTGCCGTTGGCAGAGCCGGGGGCTGAGTTGGCCAAGCGCATGGCGGATACGCATTACGCGAAGACGGATGAGAATGCGTTTCTCGAAGTGAATTATCGCAGTGGTCGCAAAGAGACGTTTTATCGGGGTGACTTTGCGAGCGGGGCGATCATTGCGGCGATCGTGGAGCGGGCGAAGGCGGTGGCCATCCAGCGTTCTATTGCAAATGGAGCGGAGTCGCCAATCACGTATGGAGATTTGCTGGCGTCGTTGAAGCAAGAGTATGTGGAAAGCGGCCTGTTCCCGTCGAACGATATGACGGAGGATTGGTTAAAGCTCACGGATCTGGAGCCGGATAATGTGGCACGGCTCACGCCGATACGACCACGCCAGACGACGGGGTATGCGGGGAAGATTATCTAA
- the smpB gene encoding SsrA-binding protein SmpB produces MADILTNSKARRDYTILETYEAGIVLHGTEVKALRAGKGQISDSFARVEKEQVYLYNAHIDEYTQGNRFNHQPKAPRKLLLNKNEIRKLYELASIKGNTLVPLSFYWKNNKVKVQLGVGQGKEKSDKREDFKKRDDEREMKRVTMKYMKGR; encoded by the coding sequence ATGGCGGATATATTGACCAATTCCAAAGCCCGGCGCGATTATACCATCCTCGAGACCTACGAGGCGGGCATCGTGCTGCATGGCACTGAAGTGAAGGCCTTGCGCGCCGGCAAGGGCCAGATCAGCGATTCCTTTGCCCGGGTGGAGAAAGAACAGGTCTATCTCTACAACGCCCATATCGACGAATACACGCAGGGCAACCGCTTCAATCACCAGCCCAAGGCCCCCCGCAAGCTGCTGCTGAACAAGAACGAGATCCGCAAGTTGTATGAGCTGGCCTCAATCAAGGGCAATACGCTCGTGCCGTTGAGCTTTTACTGGAAAAACAACAAGGTGAAGGTCCAGCTCGGCGTGGGTCAAGGCAAGGAAAAGAGCGATAAGCGTGAGGATTTCAAGAAGCGCGATGATGAGCGCGAGATGAAACGGGTGACGATGAAGTATATGAAGGGGCGGTGA
- a CDS encoding sigma-70 family RNA polymerase sigma factor, whose product MEDTALLRDYVDNRSEAAFSALVKRHLPLVYSVALRRTSKPHIAEEIAQSVFCLLADKARTIRSEAALASWLHQTACLMTAKYWRTEYRRQHRELEAAQMIQPQPTVETPWDDIAPHLDEAMSELPEQERIALLLRFFQGKSFVQVGMTLGVTEDAARMRVNRALEKLRSLLEAKKVACTTGLLGAFLLEHSAQAVPPGVEGSVQAAALKAAHAASTASLLGGLLTGFTTAKLKTVTIGIALCVVGLGLYFADRPSPKNHRIETRNSKAIIRENSVVTSNTINAKTSIRRPAISGKNTAQVTPQSTEARELYDLGWKLQQEKKYDEALDAYGRSIALLDQGIGRWNAFKDVYFSRASLYADLKDYEKSIADHTRRLELDPKYYSSRHNRALYYSYLGKMDEAIADYSVIIDDRDIDYSTYSHPKEEAIALAYEYRGRIYEDRKEYDKALADYSNSILNDPTGGHSMLVYWRRSKLHQKIGRKDLAIIDLDIMSERAMELAATSKSNSRSNEEPLMIVSKAMEVLKESEPYHLEAAAAVNSRYGKYDSAIRYQELALKRAVNISNEERAVMEARLALYRSQTPLISDPSNNRRASGSR is encoded by the coding sequence ATGGAAGATACAGCTCTACTTCGGGATTATGTGGATAACCGGTCGGAGGCAGCTTTTTCCGCGTTGGTGAAGCGTCATCTGCCACTGGTTTATTCCGTGGCGCTACGCCGCACCAGCAAGCCACATATCGCAGAAGAGATCGCGCAATCCGTATTTTGCCTGCTGGCTGATAAGGCCCGGACGATCCGTTCCGAAGCAGCACTCGCGAGCTGGCTCCACCAAACCGCCTGCCTGATGACGGCCAAGTATTGGCGGACTGAGTATCGCCGTCAGCACCGCGAACTGGAGGCCGCCCAAATGATTCAACCGCAACCCACCGTAGAAACGCCTTGGGACGACATCGCTCCACATCTGGATGAAGCCATGAGCGAACTCCCGGAGCAGGAACGCATCGCGTTGCTCCTGCGGTTCTTTCAGGGAAAATCCTTTGTGCAAGTCGGAATGACGCTGGGTGTCACAGAAGATGCCGCACGTATGCGGGTAAACCGGGCATTGGAAAAACTCAGGTCTTTGCTGGAGGCCAAGAAGGTTGCCTGCACGACGGGCCTTTTGGGTGCTTTCTTGTTGGAGCATTCGGCACAAGCAGTTCCACCCGGCGTTGAAGGATCAGTCCAAGCAGCCGCACTAAAAGCAGCCCATGCTGCAAGCACTGCTTCGCTTTTGGGAGGGTTGCTGACTGGGTTCACTACGGCGAAGCTAAAAACCGTGACCATTGGCATTGCACTGTGCGTTGTGGGGTTAGGCCTTTATTTCGCTGACAGACCATCGCCCAAAAATCATAGGATTGAAACCCGCAACTCGAAGGCAATTATCCGAGAAAACTCTGTTGTAACGAGCAACACTATCAATGCCAAAACTTCCATAAGAAGACCAGCCATATCGGGTAAAAATACAGCACAAGTTACGCCACAATCCACAGAAGCACGGGAACTGTATGATCTTGGCTGGAAACTTCAGCAGGAGAAAAAATATGATGAAGCATTGGACGCCTACGGCAGATCCATCGCCTTGCTCGACCAAGGGATTGGCCGGTGGAATGCCTTCAAGGATGTTTATTTCAGCCGGGCCAGTCTTTACGCAGATTTGAAGGATTACGAGAAGTCGATTGCTGACCATACACGAAGACTGGAACTTGATCCCAAGTATTACAGTTCACGACACAACCGCGCTTTGTATTATTCCTACTTGGGTAAAATGGATGAGGCCATAGCCGACTATTCCGTGATAATCGATGACCGGGATATTGATTATTCAACATATAGTCACCCAAAAGAAGAAGCCATTGCGTTGGCTTACGAATATCGAGGTCGGATTTATGAGGATCGAAAGGAATACGACAAAGCATTGGCCGACTACTCAAACTCCATCCTAAATGACCCCACGGGTGGACATAGTATGCTTGTTTATTGGAGGCGCAGTAAACTCCACCAAAAAATTGGACGCAAAGACTTGGCAATCATCGATCTCGATATTATGTCAGAACGCGCCATGGAATTGGCCGCCACAAGCAAATCCAATTCTCGTTCTAATGAGGAACCACTGATGATTGTCAGCAAGGCTATGGAGGTGCTGAAAGAATCCGAACCCTATCATCTGGAAGCAGCAGCGGCGGTGAATTCGCGTTATGGAAAATATGACTCCGCAATTCGCTACCAAGAGCTTGCGTTGAAACGCGCGGTGAACATTTCAAACGAAGAGCGCGCAGTCATGGAAGCCAGACTGGCACTCTACCGTTCCCAAACACCGCTAATCAGCGATCCGAGTAATAATCGGCGTGCTTCAGGTAGCAGATGA
- the rplM gene encoding 50S ribosomal protein L13, whose protein sequence is MKTYLPKINQDQKKWHVVDADGAVLGRVAVQVANILRGKNKPVFTPHIDAGDFVVVINAEKIAVTGKKETEKEFMSYSGWKGGEKYKTVSQVRESHPERLIMHAVKGMLPKNRLGARMLTKLKVYKGTEHPHKAQQPAALAPAK, encoded by the coding sequence ATGAAAACGTATTTGCCGAAGATTAATCAGGACCAGAAGAAGTGGCACGTGGTGGATGCCGACGGAGCTGTCCTTGGTCGTGTCGCTGTCCAGGTTGCCAACATCCTGCGCGGCAAGAACAAGCCCGTCTTTACCCCTCACATCGACGCTGGTGATTTTGTAGTCGTTATCAACGCGGAAAAGATCGCCGTGACTGGTAAGAAGGAAACGGAAAAGGAATTTATGTCCTACTCCGGCTGGAAAGGCGGCGAGAAGTATAAGACCGTCTCCCAAGTCCGTGAGAGCCATCCTGAGCGCCTCATCATGCATGCCGTGAAAGGCATGCTGCCGAAGAACCGTTTGGGTGCCCGCATGCTGACGAAGCTGAAGGTGTACAAGGGTACTGAACATCCGCACAAGGCGCAGCAACCTGCCGCCCTCGCTCCCGCGAAGTAA
- a CDS encoding farnesyl diphosphate synthase, which translates to MPTNSAKSASKNVTFDLSAYLTERTAQVNDAMDKFLPKAKTKPAVLHESMRYSIFAGGKRIRPAVCIAAAEACGGEIEPALPLACAVECIHTYSLIHDDLPAMDNDDYRRGKLTNHKVYGEGMAILAGDALLTQAFEIAALSKGWPRYSHKDLVLEIAKASGSLQLIAGQAADLEGEGKKLSVPELRYIHERKTSALLCCSVRLGGMSANCTPAQLQALTDFGYNVGLAFQVIDDILDVTQTSEKLGKTAGKDTAAQKATYPSIVGLEKSQKIAKQLTDKAFAALKPFKGKAVALESIASYLLKRDN; encoded by the coding sequence ATGCCGACCAATTCCGCCAAGTCCGCGAGCAAAAACGTGACTTTTGATCTGAGCGCCTATCTCACCGAGCGCACCGCGCAAGTGAATGACGCGATGGATAAATTTCTGCCCAAAGCGAAGACCAAACCCGCCGTGCTGCATGAATCCATGCGCTACTCCATCTTCGCCGGTGGCAAGCGCATCCGCCCGGCCGTGTGCATCGCGGCCGCGGAAGCCTGTGGTGGCGAGATCGAACCTGCCTTGCCGCTCGCATGCGCCGTGGAATGCATCCACACCTACTCGCTGATCCATGATGATCTCCCCGCGATGGATAACGACGATTACCGTCGCGGCAAACTGACGAACCATAAGGTGTATGGCGAAGGCATGGCCATCCTCGCCGGTGACGCTCTGTTGACCCAAGCATTCGAGATCGCCGCTTTGAGCAAAGGTTGGCCGCGCTACTCGCATAAGGACTTGGTGCTGGAGATCGCGAAAGCCTCCGGCTCCCTGCAACTCATCGCTGGTCAGGCTGCGGATCTGGAAGGCGAGGGGAAGAAGCTCTCCGTGCCCGAGCTGCGCTACATCCATGAGCGCAAGACCTCCGCGCTCCTTTGCTGCTCCGTGCGCCTCGGCGGCATGAGCGCGAATTGCACGCCTGCTCAACTCCAAGCCCTCACCGATTTCGGTTACAACGTCGGCCTCGCCTTCCAAGTCATCGACGACATCCTCGACGTTACCCAGACAAGCGAGAAGCTCGGCAAGACCGCCGGCAAAGACACCGCCGCGCAAAAAGCCACCTATCCCTCCATCGTCGGCCTGGAGAAATCCCAAAAGATCGCGAAGCAACTCACCGACAAAGCCTTCGCTGCATTGAAGCCGTTCAAGGGCAAAGCTGTAGCGCTCGAAAGCATCGCGAGCTATCTGCTGAAGCGGGATAACTGA
- a CDS encoding M90 family metallopeptidase: MFGYFKRRRREQLKAQPFPTAWQDILLRRFPFYERLDAAGREALEDLIQVFLGEKVFEGCGGMEITDEVRLVIAAQACLLLLNRDTDCYPKLKTILVYPSGYFAKGSGNHGDQQVEHEGQGRLGESWNAGVVVLAWDATLHGAANANDGHNLVYHEFAHQLDQEDGAADGAPSLPGDTVRERYGRHLAWARILGEEYRELQEAIERGRKTVMDEYGGSNPAEFFAVASECFFEKPRQMRKNHPALYEELEKFYQQDPETYLGK; encoded by the coding sequence ATGTTTGGGTATTTTAAACGTCGTCGTCGCGAACAACTGAAGGCACAGCCTTTCCCCACGGCGTGGCAGGACATCCTGCTGCGCCGTTTTCCTTTTTACGAACGGCTGGACGCCGCAGGCCGCGAAGCCCTGGAAGACCTCATCCAAGTCTTTCTGGGCGAGAAAGTCTTTGAAGGCTGTGGTGGCATGGAGATCACGGATGAGGTGCGGCTGGTTATCGCAGCCCAAGCCTGCCTGCTTCTGCTGAATCGCGATACGGATTGCTATCCCAAGCTGAAGACCATTCTCGTGTATCCCTCTGGCTATTTTGCCAAAGGCTCAGGAAATCACGGTGATCAGCAGGTGGAACACGAGGGGCAGGGCAGGTTGGGTGAATCATGGAATGCCGGTGTAGTGGTGCTGGCTTGGGATGCCACCCTGCATGGTGCGGCCAATGCCAATGATGGGCACAATCTGGTTTACCACGAGTTCGCCCATCAACTGGATCAGGAAGACGGTGCGGCAGATGGGGCGCCTTCATTGCCGGGAGATACCGTTCGCGAGCGATACGGGCGGCATCTGGCGTGGGCACGTATTCTCGGTGAGGAATATCGTGAGTTGCAGGAAGCTATCGAACGTGGGCGCAAGACGGTGATGGATGAATATGGTGGGAGCAACCCGGCGGAGTTTTTTGCGGTCGCCTCGGAATGTTTCTTTGAAAAGCCGCGACAGATGAGGAAGAATCACCCCGCACTCTACGAGGAACTGGAGAAGTTTTATCAACAGGACCCGGAGACGTACCTAGGGAAATAG
- a CDS encoding aminotransferase class I/II-fold pyridoxal phosphate-dependent enzyme, giving the protein MPSTATRLAGFTESVIRGMTRLANRHGSINLAQGFPDFEPPAELLAALKRAADGPYHQYAVTWGAPRFREALAKKIRHFSGLPIEADKHLVVTCGSTEAMMVAMMTACNPGDKVIVFSPFYENYAADAILCGATPIYVPLRPPQFDYTKAELTAAFAQKPKAIILCNPSNPCGKVFTRAELLEIAVLAQEHDVFVIADEVYEHIVYAPQEHISVATLPGMFERTITCNSLSKTYSITGWRLGYVQAAPEVIAQARKVHDFLTVGAAAPLQEAAVTGLEFPPEYYAGLQQSYQRKKEVFLSYLAQTGLPYSEPQGAYYVLLDISSLGFTDDTKAAEWLTTEIGVTGVPGSSFFREPVNHLVRFHFAKKEETLRAAGEKLLQLKTKRPAGSVR; this is encoded by the coding sequence ATGCCGTCCACCGCCACACGTCTTGCCGGTTTCACCGAGTCCGTCATTCGCGGAATGACACGCTTGGCGAACCGCCACGGGTCCATCAATCTCGCGCAAGGCTTCCCTGATTTCGAGCCGCCTGCTGAATTGCTCGCCGCTCTGAAACGTGCCGCCGATGGCCCGTATCATCAATACGCCGTGACTTGGGGCGCACCGCGCTTTCGTGAGGCGTTGGCGAAGAAGATCCGGCACTTCAGCGGCCTGCCCATTGAGGCGGATAAACATCTCGTCGTTACTTGCGGCAGCACCGAGGCGATGATGGTGGCCATGATGACCGCGTGTAATCCCGGCGATAAAGTCATCGTGTTCTCGCCCTTCTACGAGAACTATGCGGCCGATGCGATCCTCTGCGGCGCCACGCCCATCTACGTGCCCTTGCGCCCGCCGCAATTCGATTACACGAAAGCCGAACTCACCGCTGCCTTCGCGCAAAAGCCCAAGGCCATCATCCTGTGCAATCCTTCCAATCCCTGCGGCAAGGTGTTCACTCGTGCAGAACTTTTGGAGATTGCCGTGCTCGCGCAGGAGCATGACGTGTTCGTCATCGCGGATGAAGTGTATGAACACATCGTCTATGCACCGCAGGAGCACATCAGCGTGGCGACGTTGCCGGGCATGTTCGAGCGCACCATAACGTGTAACTCGCTTTCGAAAACGTATTCCATCACCGGCTGGCGCTTAGGCTATGTGCAGGCCGCGCCGGAGGTGATCGCGCAAGCCCGCAAGGTGCATGACTTCCTCACCGTCGGTGCCGCCGCGCCGTTGCAAGAAGCCGCCGTGACGGGCTTGGAATTCCCGCCGGAATACTACGCCGGGTTGCAGCAGAGCTATCAGCGGAAGAAAGAAGTGTTCCTCAGCTACCTCGCCCAAACTGGTTTGCCGTATTCTGAGCCGCAAGGTGCCTACTACGTGCTGCTGGATATCTCCTCGCTTGGCTTCACCGATGACACCAAGGCTGCCGAATGGCTTACCACCGAGATCGGCGTCACCGGCGTGCCCGGATCCAGCTTCTTCCGCGAACCTGTGAACCACCTCGTCCGCTTCCATTTCGCCAAGAAAGAGGAAACCTTGCGCGCAGCGGGGGAGAAGTTGCTGCAGTTGAAAACGAAGCGTCCTGCTGGATCCGTTCGGTGA
- the rho gene encoding transcription termination factor Rho codes for MNKPSVNTPETGSGYLEISEKGFGFLRSPESRFQPKPSDIFVTPDTIKRSFLREGALISGTLQPPHRGNSPQLREVQAVNGMPFSDYTKLVRFENLTSIDPTEKFTLETAPDILETRIIDLVTPIGKGTRGLIVAPPRTGKTTILKQIANAVTTNHPEVHVIVLLIDERPEEVTDFQRSVKAEVVASSNDMDLETHVRLSRFMIERCRRMVECGKDVLVLLDSITRVARAYNSVHGGSGRTMTGGVDARALEIPRKMFAAARNIEGGGSLTILATALVDTGSRMDELIFQEFKGTGNMELVLDRKLSDRRLYPAIDIPKSGTRKEEKLFAAKNLESIRKLRRMMVDLNPIEAMETLQAALKKHKTNDELLAKLIG; via the coding sequence ATGAACAAACCGTCAGTGAATACGCCGGAAACAGGTTCCGGCTATTTGGAAATATCCGAAAAGGGCTTTGGCTTCCTCCGTTCCCCAGAGAGCCGGTTCCAACCCAAGCCTTCCGACATCTTCGTCACGCCTGATACCATCAAACGCAGCTTCCTCCGTGAAGGGGCCTTGATTAGTGGCACGCTCCAACCGCCGCATCGTGGCAACAGCCCGCAGCTCCGCGAAGTGCAGGCCGTCAACGGCATGCCGTTCTCTGATTACACCAAGCTGGTGCGCTTCGAGAACCTGACCTCCATCGACCCGACGGAAAAGTTCACGCTGGAAACCGCGCCGGACATCCTTGAGACGCGCATCATCGACCTCGTCACGCCCATCGGCAAAGGCACGCGCGGTCTGATCGTGGCACCTCCGCGCACGGGTAAAACGACCATCCTCAAGCAGATCGCCAATGCGGTGACGACGAATCACCCAGAGGTGCATGTGATTGTGTTGCTCATCGACGAACGTCCTGAGGAAGTCACCGACTTCCAGCGTTCCGTGAAGGCCGAAGTGGTGGCCTCCTCGAACGATATGGACCTGGAAACGCATGTGCGTCTCTCCCGCTTCATGATCGAGCGTTGCCGTCGCATGGTGGAATGCGGCAAGGACGTGCTCGTGCTGCTGGACTCCATCACCCGCGTGGCCCGCGCTTACAACAGCGTGCATGGCGGCAGCGGCCGTACGATGACCGGTGGTGTGGATGCCCGCGCTCTGGAAATCCCCCGTAAGATGTTCGCCGCTGCGCGTAATATTGAAGGCGGCGGTTCCCTCACGATTCTCGCCACGGCGCTCGTCGATACCGGTAGCCGCATGGATGAACTGATTTTCCAAGAATTCAAAGGCACGGGTAACATGGAATTGGTGCTCGATCGCAAGCTGTCTGATCGCCGTCTGTATCCGGCCATCGACATCCCGAAGTCCGGCACTCGTAAGGAAGAAAAACTCTTCGCCGCGAAGAATCTGGAATCCATCCGCAAGCTCCGCCGTATGATGGTGGACTTGAACCCGATCGAGGCCATGGAGACCCTTCAGGCCGCGCTCAAGAAGCACAAGACGAACGACGAGTTGCTCGCGAAGCTGATCGGCTAA
- a CDS encoding DNA-directed RNA polymerase subunit omega, translating into MNAEITRKALDKVGNPNVLINVVSRRVRQLNSGGGSGRPLIQDAAGLGAADIAMRELAEDKLAYEQTMDITDFE; encoded by the coding sequence ATGAACGCTGAAATCACTCGCAAAGCCCTGGATAAGGTTGGAAACCCGAATGTTTTGATCAACGTGGTGTCACGCCGTGTGCGCCAGTTGAACTCGGGTGGCGGCAGCGGTCGTCCGTTGATCCAAGACGCAGCCGGTCTCGGTGCAGCAGATATCGCCATGCGCGAACTGGCCGAAGACAAGCTGGCCTACGAGCAGACGATGGACATCACGGATTTCGAATAA
- the rpmB gene encoding 50S ribosomal protein L28: protein MSKICELTGKRPIKGSHIWRSGKAKKKGGIGTHVTAITKRRFLPNLQRVKAVVDGEVRYIRVTAKAIKEGLVTKPAKRTWKKPAAA, encoded by the coding sequence ATGTCGAAAATTTGCGAACTGACAGGCAAGCGCCCCATCAAAGGCAGTCACATCTGGCGCTCTGGTAAGGCCAAGAAAAAAGGCGGTATCGGCACCCACGTCACGGCGATCACCAAGCGCCGTTTCCTCCCGAACCTCCAACGCGTGAAGGCTGTGGTGGACGGCGAAGTTCGCTACATCCGCGTGACCGCGAAGGCCATCAAGGAAGGTCTCGTGACCAAGCCGGCCAAGCGCACTTGGAAGAAGCCCGCTGCGGCCTAA